AGCTTTCACTTCTTTGGGATCAGTGCTTAAATCCTTCCTATGGCCATCATAGCAGACAGGAGACCCTCTGCCCgccatgtgctgcagggtgaCCACAGGGGCTGTGAGCAGTGCAAGGATTTGGGACCAGGACTCATGCAAAGAAAGGAGGGACCATAGCCATGCACACCTCCCTATGTCCATCACATCCATACACATCCATACACATATCCCATGCCCTGTGGAGCCAGCTCAGCCCCACCCATCTCCTGCTGTCAGCcgggctgtggctgcagggctggtatTGAGCAGGGAGATGAGGAGGTGCAAGAGGCAGAGctgacagcaggagcaggatggaGGGGGTTAATCCACAACATTGCACcgtgtcctgcagctcctgtgaaTGGTTTTACTgctggagggagaaggaaaggggaggatGTGGCTCTGGGAGGGGTTGGAACCCCAAATGATGCTCAGATTGTAGAGGTTGCTCCCAGTGTGCACTGCCAGGGGATCTGGCTGATCTCTGGTGGGAATCCGTGTGACATGCACTTTCCTTTCATGTTTGGCTGTAGAAGGAGGTTCCCCATAACCCCCAAGaaggcttgaacctgccagaggggagactgagatgagctcttaggcagaagctcttccctgggagggtgctgaggcgctggcacagggtgcccagagaagctgtggctgccccatccctggcagtgctcaaggccaggttggacacaggggcttggagcaagctgctccagtggaaggggtccctgcccgtggcaggggttggagctggaggagctttaaggtcccttccaacacaaacctctctgggattctgtgatgggCTTGGGCGCATCCATCAGAGCCACCAGCGACAGGGGCAACCCTAAAGCGTCCCTTCAGAAGGGCCCTTTTCCCCTGTTGCTGCCCACTTCACTCCTTTAACACACTCCTCATCTCTTCCTTCACATCTCCTTCCTTCTACATTTGGGCACCTCTCCCTCAGGCTCTCCTTTGTCTCTTGTGCTTCCAGCACGATGGGTGGAAGAAGGTGAATGTCATCATCCAGGAGAGGACAAGGACTGGGGCTGCCTCGGTCCCCATGGGATTAAGAACCAAATTCCCCAGGAAGCCGTCTCCAGACAGAGGAAGGACAGGAGAGTGACCATGAGCAGCCAGCACAGATGTACCAAGGCCAAGTCATGCCTGACCAACCTGAGTGCCTTGGGTGATGTGAGCATTGATGTTTGCTTGGACAGGAAGTAGTGGCCAGCATTTACCTCACCAATAGCCAGGTCACCACGATCTTCTGTTGGCTCTTTGCAGCCAAACTTGTGAGCTATGCTTTGAGTACAAGGAATTGAAGGCAGGTGGAAAGCTGGTTCATTGCACATAGTGCCTGACATTGCTGATGGACCCTGGTACCAGCTCCCACTGGCAAGGTCCCCCCTCACCTCCCTGCCATGATAATGTCAACCATGGCCCCTGTGCAGCTGTAACTGCCTCAGAAATGCTTCAAAAGTGGATATGAAAGGTGGGGTTGTTCTGTGGTTTGCTCTAAGGGAGCCCAAACCCCTGTTGCTCGCTCAAGCTGAGGTCATCTCCTCTGGGTACACTTCTCCAAtccaagcagcacagagaagagaTAATGACCTGCTGTGGGCTTTGTCACCTCCTGGGGCCCAAAGACATTCACAGTCCCACATCCCCACATCACATGAAATAGGAAGGGAGTTGCTGATGCTGGTTCATTCCCAGGCTACCTGCACAGCTCCAGGCACGTTCATCTTCATATCCATCTCTGAGAGCATCAGgagggcagcagagacagagctgagAGGTAAGTGAGGGGCAGCATCTTTCAGCCCATCATTCTGCTGTGGTTCTCTCTTGCcaacaagcagcagctcctgtctcCATCTCCTGCCCTACTGCAGGGTCCTGGGCTTCTGGATGATGCTCTGGGCTTCCCAGGGAGCTGCTTGTGCTGTGTCCTCCCCACACTGCTGCTGAGAAGGCAGCTTTGGAGATTACCCTGGTGGGGAACACTCTCACAAAGCTTCCTCTCCTCTGAGCACAGAAGTTTCCTGGATGAGCACCAGAAGCTTTCCTGTACAGGACATTCAGGGTGCTCCCCATTGCTGAGATGAGGCAGATCCAAAagattacttttttcccccaaaacatgTGACTGGGGAGCTCAGCGGTTTGTCCATTTCTATTGGAGACTAAAGGAACAGGTTGAAGAACCATGAAAAGGTTTTAGATCTGAAAGAGTGTGtcaggagggaggggaaaccAATATTAACCATTGTGTAAGGTTGCATAGGATCATAGTatggcttgtgttggaagggagcttaagtCTCACTCAGATCCAACCACCTGtgatggacagggacaccttccaccaaaGCAGGTTGCCCTGTCCAACTTTCCATAGGTCAGGAATTCATTCCAGTTCAGAAGAAACCCaagcagagagggaaggagtGGGTGGTTGGGAAATAGCCATGAGAGGATGAAGGATGATCTCTGCACTATGAAAGCACCACATTTCCCTGTGTTCCAGGTTGAGCTGGATGAACTCCAAGCCCCAGACTGAGCACTAACACAGGCGATGAAGTGCAGCACTAAGGTAAAGCTACTCGGGTGTGCAGCCTCCCCATTGGTTTCCACAGAGGTCATTGCTCAACATCTCAAGGAGAGCCAGAGCAGCAGGCACCACGTTGTGCCATGGTGTTTAACTGCTTGAGCACCCCTTtgttctgcctgtgctgggacaggACTTTCACCAAGCTCTTCCTCATTGGTCTGTGCCTGAACTCTCCCTTTACATCCTGCAgggctctctctgagcagctccCACCACACAGAGGCTTTTCCACCTGGGACATCCCTGCCTGTTGGAGAAgaaacctgcaggcaggagctcacACAGAAAGCACCATCCAGCCCATGGCACAAAGCAATTGCACCCAAGTGACCGAGTTCAGCCTGGCGGGCTTCACAGAGGACCCGGTGATTCAGGGCAACTtgttcctgctcttcctgctcacCTACCTTGTCACCATTGTGGGCAACCTGGGCATCATCATCTTAATCAGGGCCAGCCCCCACCTCCACTCCCCCATGTATTATTTcctggccaacctggcctttgtAGACCTCTGTTCTTCCAACATCGTCACCCCCAAGATGTTGGTTGACTTGATGTCAGAGAAGAAGATCATTGCTTATGCTGGGTGCGTGGCTCAGGTCTTCCTCTTTGATCTCTTTGGGATAACAGAAtgcttcctgctggcttcgATGGCCTATGACCGTTACGTGGCCATTTGCCATCCCCTGCTCTACCCCCTTGTCATGGCCCCAaagtgctgtttccagctggtGTCTGGCTCGTACCTCATGGGGCTGACCAATGGCGTGGGACAGACCATCAGCATGTCCAccctgtccttctgcagctccagcgCCATCGACCTCTTCTTCTGTGACATTTCCCCTCTCATCTCGCTCTCCACCTCCAACACCACCCTCAGCCGCATCATCCTGaccactgcagcatctctctttGGTGTGTCCTGCAGCCTGGTTGTCCTGCTCTCCTACGTGGCCATCATCCCCACCATCCTGAGCATCAATTCAACTGAGGGCAAGCACAAAGCCTTCTCCACCTGCACCTCCCACCTCACCACTGTCAGCATCTTCTATGGAGCAtcattttttatgtatttattcccCAGCTCAGACAGTTCAAGAAGAGCAGATAAATGGGCTGTGGTGCTTTACACCGTGGTGACTCCCATGCTGAACCCCTTGATCTACAGCCTGAGGAATAAGGAGGTGAAGGAGGCATTGAGGAGACTCTTGAAAATATAATTATCTTGAATAATGCGAGCTTAGG
The Lathamus discolor isolate bLatDis1 chromosome 6, bLatDis1.hap1, whole genome shotgun sequence DNA segment above includes these coding regions:
- the LOC136016474 gene encoding olfactory receptor 5AP2-like, which codes for MAQSNCTQVTEFSLAGFTEDPVIQGNLFLLFLLTYLVTIVGNLGIIILIRASPHLHSPMYYFLANLAFVDLCSSNIVTPKMLVDLMSEKKIIAYAGCVAQVFLFDLFGITECFLLASMAYDRYVAICHPLLYPLVMAPKCCFQLVSGSYLMGLTNGVGQTISMSTLSFCSSSAIDLFFCDISPLISLSTSNTTLSRIILTTAASLFGVSCSLVVLLSYVAIIPTILSINSTEGKHKAFSTCTSHLTTVSIFYGASFFMYLFPSSDSSRRADKWAVVLYTVVTPMLNPLIYSLRNKEVKEALRRLLKI